A genomic segment from Drosophila willistoni isolate 14030-0811.24 chromosome 2L unlocalized genomic scaffold, UCI_dwil_1.1 Seg168, whole genome shotgun sequence encodes:
- the LOC6640683 gene encoding centrosomal protein of 131 kDa isoform X1 — protein MDLCLKGSQINLATRQKTKPKYNSRSLTTLHNSVPHFRPRSANYLQQRSRSSPFLGRPQSADPKFGRKFSAYFSEKDKQRQVSSTDLLKSLLEEPIKRSWLCRSSGTSSESDYSQKSPHNSEGEQQLERYLINMPVGVNQDKNKSYAHANWEIQGQILQKTAKPDLPGRVSFSKPNTQTMHNDLDSSDCDNDKQEQEQRSSISAPGPLTLPTFLHKMETTAVTNSNPLAMMTPTTSTTTMSTEVQSKKSVHFGSASRETGEVLAETYEYPKCPSENCTCSSTRSSSTASTNEAMPKCACDAPSCRFVDKVEKAPTPELNVIREYKQVVAPEPLNNNIELANYLDKYAPSQAANKEKQNNLSENKNLSGVSSGSSNGGAPSGSTYYKTPSTTRNFGSENNNFLPAVQEDRHRQYGNSSSSDSVINNYLKVASAPPFVGKKKENVKPVSAEVSANRNGNIKPFRNSLSHTNTSPGKLKKAISVGSLREERKLSEYNLDKVDSWMSMQEQKQALAQFAELHKQGLDEANQDPDNDSASNEEDSRDSTYDEIVSVIKEIEEDKKRDNLAELLPSELHLKLDSRCETAETTSLNEGPNPTESGDKYKDILAYLNNVESSCDKTLMETRRSLPDSNRSEVEFLVEPDITDEVPKLSELLMMPNHQLARRVIALSLRANELANAIHLSKEHVVQLRTEKQKSLRVEKSTNASKMRDQKKHYEEVVQRHQGFIEQLLKDKGSLCEKVAALTRRLESQNQAWEHRLDTELTRSKETTLAAEKIRRERWVRENTKKIKELTVKGLEAEINRMTCEHQREITELKRTHQVQLLDALEEARLKHEQIENGIRETCAQDRESIIEKERTAIRERFERQLEEEQKSQTEQRQKLTEDFAAERERLQKELRQKESDYQAKRQETQRELDNELEQAKFELQEKIAKQEEKYQNRINTIEQQYLADFELWKTEYENKSKLAQAEKENNIRLHYRAERDRQLDELVVRMEADALQTTEEHDQKINRLKEKYEKDLNLAESVEKSLREKYAETREKLAEADAQVRNSQAEIKQLHLELSHSKKMCGDIINERDKLRDNLHADVQSEVNVLNERHKQEMEQLQKRVHHTIQRQEETIEILKGDNDNLRQQCLKLNAVIRQQRKDYCVK, from the exons ATGGATTTATGTCTTAAGGGCTCGCAG ATTAACCTAGCCACACGACAAAAAACGAAACCCAAATACAATAGTCGTTCCCTGACGACTTTACACAACTCGGTGCCACATTTTCGTCCACGTTCGGCCAACTATCTGCAACAGCGTAGTCGTTCCTCGCCCTTTTTGGGTCGTCCACAGTCGGCAGATCCGAAATTTGGTAGAAAGTTTAGTGCCTATTTCAGTGAAAAGGACAAACAG CGGCAAGTGTCCTCGACGGATTTGTTAAAGTCACTGTTGGAGGAGCCCATAAAACGAAGTTGGTTGTGTCGCAGTTCGGGAACATCTTCGGAATCGGATTACTCACAGAAATCACCGCACAATAGTGAGGGGGAACAGCAACTAGAACGTTATTTGATCAATATGCCCGTTGGTGTTAATCAGGATAAGAATAAATCGTATGCTCATGCCAATTGGGAGATCCAGGGACAAATATTGCAGAAGACTGCCAAACCAGATCTTCCGGGACGTGTGTCCTTTAGTAAACCCAATACCCAGACTATGCACAATGACTTAGATTCGAGTGATTGTGATAATGATAAGCAGGAGCAGGAACAACGTTCCAGTATCTCTGCTCCTGGACCACTAACATTGCCCACATTTCTTCATAAAATGGAGACTACAGCAGTAACAAACTCAAACCCTTTGGCCATGATGACCCCAACAACTTCGACGACGACAATGTCCACAGAAGTTCAATCCAAGAAATCCGTGCACTTTGGCTCAGCATCTAGAGAAACTGGTGAAGTCTTAGCGGAGACCTACGAATATCCCAAATGTCCTTCCGAAAATTGTACCTGCAGTAGTACAAGATCCTCTTCCACTGCCAGTACAAATGAAGCCATGCCCAAATGTGCCTGCGATGCGCCAAGTTGTCGTTTCGTTGACAAAGTGGAAAAGGCTCCGACACCCGAATTGAATGTGATTAGGGAATACAAACAGGTGGTTGCTCCAGAGCCTCTCAATAATAACATTGAATTGGCCAACTATTTGGATAAATATGCTCCTTCTCAAGCCGCTAATAAGGAGAAGCAAAATAATCTTTCCGAGAACAAGAATCTCAGTGGTGTTAGTAGTGGGAGTAGTAATGGTGGTGCTCCAAGTGGATCAACCTATTATAAAACACCATCAACAACTCGCAATTTTGGTTCGGAGAACAATAATTTTCTGCCCGCCGTTCAAGAGGATCGCCATCGTCAATATGGTAATAGTAGTTCCTCCGATTCTGTCATCAATAACTATCTAAAAGTTGCCTCAGCTCCGCCATTTGTGggtaaaaagaaagagaatgtTAAGCCAGTAAGCGCGGAAGTGTCAGCGAATCGAAATGGAAACATTAAACCCTTTAGAAATAGTCTTTCCCATACTAATACGAGTCCTGGCAAACTAAAGAAAGCCATTAGTGTGGGTAGTTTGAGGGAGGAACGTAAGTTAAGTGAATATAATCTCGATAAAGTGGACAGCTGGATGAGTATGCAAGAGCAAAAACAGGCTCTGGCACAATTTGCCGAGCTGCACAAACAGGGATTGGATGAGGCTAATCAGGATCCTGATAATGATAGTGCTTCCAATGAGGAGGACTCCAGAGATTCCACCTACGATGAAATTGTCTCGGTCATCAAGGAAATAGAAGAGGATAAGAAGAGAG atAATCTTGCGGAGCTGCTACCCAGTGAGCTTCATTTAAAATTGGATTCCCGTTGCGAAACAGCTGAGACAACGAGTCTAAATGAGGGTCCAAATCCTACAGAAAGTGGCGACAAATACAA AGACATCTTGGCGTATTTAAACAATGTGGAAAGCAGCTGCGATAAGACCCTAATGGAGACACGTCGCTCTCTACCCGATAGCAATCGTTCAGAGGTGGAATTTCTAGTGGAACCCGATATAACCGATGAAGTGCCCAA GCTATCGGAGCTGCTAATGATGCCCAATCATCAGTTGGCCCGGCGTGTCATAGCTTTGAGTCTACGAGCCAATGAACTTGCCAATGCTATTCACTTGTCCAAAGAGCACGTTGTTCAGTTGCGCACCGAGAAGCAGAAATCACTGCGAGTTGAGAAATCAACTAATGCCAGCAAAATGCGCGATCAGAAGAAACACTATGAAGAGGTAGTGCAACGACATCAAGGTTTCATAGAGCAACTGCTCAAGGATAAGGGTTCTCTATGCGAGAAAGTTGCGGCCCTTACCCGTCGCTTGGAGAGTCAGAATCAGGCCTGGGAACATCGCTTGGATACAGAACTAACCCGATCCAAAGAAACCACACTGGCGGCTGAAAAAATACGTCGTGAACGATGGGTGCGAGAAAATACCAAGAAAATTAAG GAGCTCACTGTCAAGGGTCTAGAGGCGGAAATCAATAGAATGACTTGTGAGCATCAACGGGAGATTACGGAGCTGAAGCGTACCCATCAAGTACAATTGTTAGATGCCCTTGAAGAGGCACGGCTCAAGCATGAACAAATTGAGAATGGCATCCGTGAGACTTGTGCCCAAGATCGAGAGTCCATTATTGAAAAGGAACGCACTGCCATACGAGAACGTTTTGAACGTCAACTAGAGGAAGAACAAAAATCGCAAACCGAACAACGTCAGAAATTGACCGAAGATTTTGCTGCAGAACGTGAACGTCTGCAAAAGGAGCTGCGTCAAAAGGAAAGCGACTACCAAGCCAAACGACAGGAAACTCAAAGGGAATTGGACAACGAACTGGAACAAGCCAAGTTCGAACTGCAAGAAAAGATAGCGAAGCAGGAGGAGAAATATCAGAATCGTATCAACACAATTGAACAGCAATATCTTGCCGACTTTGAGCTTTGGAAAACGGAATACGAGAACAAAAGTAAATTGGCCCAGGCGGAAAAGGAAAATAACATTCGTCTCCATTATAGAGCCGAACGGGATCGTCAGCTGGATGAGCTAGTGGTACGCATGGAGGCAGATGCTCTGCAAACTACTGAAGAGCATGATCAGAAAATCAA CCGCTTAAAAGAGAAATACGAAAAGGATCTTAATCTGGCTGAGAGTGTGGAGAAATCTTTAAGGGAGAAATATGCAGAGACTCGTGAAAAATTAGCCGAAGCCGATGCTCAAGTTCGTAATTCTCAAGCCGAGATCAAACAATTGCACTTGGAATTGAGTCACAGCAAGAAAATGTGCGGAGATATCATCAATGAGCGGGATAAATTACGAGATAATCTCCATGCGGATGTGCAGAGTGAAGTGAATGTTCTTAATGAACGGCATAAACAGGAAATGGAACAATTGCAGAAGCG GGTTCATCACACCATACAGCGACAGGAGGAAACAATTGAGATTCTCAAGGGTGACAATGATAACCTGAGACAACAGTGCCTCAAATTGAATGCGGTCATACGACAACAACGCAAAGACTATTGCGTGAAATAG
- the LOC6640683 gene encoding centrosomal protein of 131 kDa isoform X3, with translation MDLCLKGSQINLATRQKTKPKYNSRSLTTLHNSVPHFRPRSANYLQQRSRSSPFLGRPQSADPKFGRKFSAYFSEKDKQRQVSSTDLLKSLLEEPIKRSWLCRSSGTSSESDYSQKSPHNSEGEQQLERYLINMPVGVNQDKNKSYAHANWEIQGQILQKTAKPDLPGRVSFSKPNTQTMHNDLDSSDCDNDKQEQEQRSSISAPGPLTLPTFLHKMETTAVTNSNPLAMMTPTTSTTTMSTEVQSKKSVHFGSASRETGEVLAETYEYPKCPSENCTCSSTRSSSTASTNEAMPKCACDAPSCRFVDKVEKAPTPELNVIREYKQVVAPEPLNNNIELANYLDKYAPSQAANKEKQNNLSENKNLSGVSSGSSNGGAPSGSTYYKTPSTTRNFGSENNNFLPAVQEDRHRQYAPPFVGKKKENVKPVSAEVSANRNGNIKPFRNSLSHTNTSPGKLKKAISVGSLREERKLSEYNLDKVDSWMSMQEQKQALAQFAELHKQGLDEANQDPDNDSASNEEDSRDSTYDEIVSVIKEIEEDKKRDNLAELLPSELHLKLDSRCETAETTSLNEGPNPTESGDKYKDILAYLNNVESSCDKTLMETRRSLPDSNRSEVEFLVEPDITDEVPKLSELLMMPNHQLARRVIALSLRANELANAIHLSKEHVVQLRTEKQKSLRVEKSTNASKMRDQKKHYEEVVQRHQGFIEQLLKDKGSLCEKVAALTRRLESQNQAWEHRLDTELTRSKETTLAAEKIRRERWVRENTKKIKELTVKGLEAEINRMTCEHQREITELKRTHQVQLLDALEEARLKHEQIENGIRETCAQDRESIIEKERTAIRERFERQLEEEQKSQTEQRQKLTEDFAAERERLQKELRQKESDYQAKRQETQRELDNELEQAKFELQEKIAKQEEKYQNRINTIEQQYLADFELWKTEYENKSKLAQAEKENNIRLHYRAERDRQLDELVVRMEADALQTTEEHDQKINRLKEKYEKDLNLAESVEKSLREKYAETREKLAEADAQVRNSQAEIKQLHLELSHSKKMCGDIINERDKLRDNLHADVQSEVNVLNERHKQEMEQLQKRVHHTIQRQEETIEILKGDNDNLRQQCLKLNAVIRQQRKDYCVK, from the exons ATGGATTTATGTCTTAAGGGCTCGCAG ATTAACCTAGCCACACGACAAAAAACGAAACCCAAATACAATAGTCGTTCCCTGACGACTTTACACAACTCGGTGCCACATTTTCGTCCACGTTCGGCCAACTATCTGCAACAGCGTAGTCGTTCCTCGCCCTTTTTGGGTCGTCCACAGTCGGCAGATCCGAAATTTGGTAGAAAGTTTAGTGCCTATTTCAGTGAAAAGGACAAACAG CGGCAAGTGTCCTCGACGGATTTGTTAAAGTCACTGTTGGAGGAGCCCATAAAACGAAGTTGGTTGTGTCGCAGTTCGGGAACATCTTCGGAATCGGATTACTCACAGAAATCACCGCACAATAGTGAGGGGGAACAGCAACTAGAACGTTATTTGATCAATATGCCCGTTGGTGTTAATCAGGATAAGAATAAATCGTATGCTCATGCCAATTGGGAGATCCAGGGACAAATATTGCAGAAGACTGCCAAACCAGATCTTCCGGGACGTGTGTCCTTTAGTAAACCCAATACCCAGACTATGCACAATGACTTAGATTCGAGTGATTGTGATAATGATAAGCAGGAGCAGGAACAACGTTCCAGTATCTCTGCTCCTGGACCACTAACATTGCCCACATTTCTTCATAAAATGGAGACTACAGCAGTAACAAACTCAAACCCTTTGGCCATGATGACCCCAACAACTTCGACGACGACAATGTCCACAGAAGTTCAATCCAAGAAATCCGTGCACTTTGGCTCAGCATCTAGAGAAACTGGTGAAGTCTTAGCGGAGACCTACGAATATCCCAAATGTCCTTCCGAAAATTGTACCTGCAGTAGTACAAGATCCTCTTCCACTGCCAGTACAAATGAAGCCATGCCCAAATGTGCCTGCGATGCGCCAAGTTGTCGTTTCGTTGACAAAGTGGAAAAGGCTCCGACACCCGAATTGAATGTGATTAGGGAATACAAACAGGTGGTTGCTCCAGAGCCTCTCAATAATAACATTGAATTGGCCAACTATTTGGATAAATATGCTCCTTCTCAAGCCGCTAATAAGGAGAAGCAAAATAATCTTTCCGAGAACAAGAATCTCAGTGGTGTTAGTAGTGGGAGTAGTAATGGTGGTGCTCCAAGTGGATCAACCTATTATAAAACACCATCAACAACTCGCAATTTTGGTTCGGAGAACAATAATTTTCTGCCCGCCGTTCAAGAGGATCGCCATCGTCAATATG CTCCGCCATTTGTGggtaaaaagaaagagaatgtTAAGCCAGTAAGCGCGGAAGTGTCAGCGAATCGAAATGGAAACATTAAACCCTTTAGAAATAGTCTTTCCCATACTAATACGAGTCCTGGCAAACTAAAGAAAGCCATTAGTGTGGGTAGTTTGAGGGAGGAACGTAAGTTAAGTGAATATAATCTCGATAAAGTGGACAGCTGGATGAGTATGCAAGAGCAAAAACAGGCTCTGGCACAATTTGCCGAGCTGCACAAACAGGGATTGGATGAGGCTAATCAGGATCCTGATAATGATAGTGCTTCCAATGAGGAGGACTCCAGAGATTCCACCTACGATGAAATTGTCTCGGTCATCAAGGAAATAGAAGAGGATAAGAAGAGAG atAATCTTGCGGAGCTGCTACCCAGTGAGCTTCATTTAAAATTGGATTCCCGTTGCGAAACAGCTGAGACAACGAGTCTAAATGAGGGTCCAAATCCTACAGAAAGTGGCGACAAATACAA AGACATCTTGGCGTATTTAAACAATGTGGAAAGCAGCTGCGATAAGACCCTAATGGAGACACGTCGCTCTCTACCCGATAGCAATCGTTCAGAGGTGGAATTTCTAGTGGAACCCGATATAACCGATGAAGTGCCCAA GCTATCGGAGCTGCTAATGATGCCCAATCATCAGTTGGCCCGGCGTGTCATAGCTTTGAGTCTACGAGCCAATGAACTTGCCAATGCTATTCACTTGTCCAAAGAGCACGTTGTTCAGTTGCGCACCGAGAAGCAGAAATCACTGCGAGTTGAGAAATCAACTAATGCCAGCAAAATGCGCGATCAGAAGAAACACTATGAAGAGGTAGTGCAACGACATCAAGGTTTCATAGAGCAACTGCTCAAGGATAAGGGTTCTCTATGCGAGAAAGTTGCGGCCCTTACCCGTCGCTTGGAGAGTCAGAATCAGGCCTGGGAACATCGCTTGGATACAGAACTAACCCGATCCAAAGAAACCACACTGGCGGCTGAAAAAATACGTCGTGAACGATGGGTGCGAGAAAATACCAAGAAAATTAAG GAGCTCACTGTCAAGGGTCTAGAGGCGGAAATCAATAGAATGACTTGTGAGCATCAACGGGAGATTACGGAGCTGAAGCGTACCCATCAAGTACAATTGTTAGATGCCCTTGAAGAGGCACGGCTCAAGCATGAACAAATTGAGAATGGCATCCGTGAGACTTGTGCCCAAGATCGAGAGTCCATTATTGAAAAGGAACGCACTGCCATACGAGAACGTTTTGAACGTCAACTAGAGGAAGAACAAAAATCGCAAACCGAACAACGTCAGAAATTGACCGAAGATTTTGCTGCAGAACGTGAACGTCTGCAAAAGGAGCTGCGTCAAAAGGAAAGCGACTACCAAGCCAAACGACAGGAAACTCAAAGGGAATTGGACAACGAACTGGAACAAGCCAAGTTCGAACTGCAAGAAAAGATAGCGAAGCAGGAGGAGAAATATCAGAATCGTATCAACACAATTGAACAGCAATATCTTGCCGACTTTGAGCTTTGGAAAACGGAATACGAGAACAAAAGTAAATTGGCCCAGGCGGAAAAGGAAAATAACATTCGTCTCCATTATAGAGCCGAACGGGATCGTCAGCTGGATGAGCTAGTGGTACGCATGGAGGCAGATGCTCTGCAAACTACTGAAGAGCATGATCAGAAAATCAA CCGCTTAAAAGAGAAATACGAAAAGGATCTTAATCTGGCTGAGAGTGTGGAGAAATCTTTAAGGGAGAAATATGCAGAGACTCGTGAAAAATTAGCCGAAGCCGATGCTCAAGTTCGTAATTCTCAAGCCGAGATCAAACAATTGCACTTGGAATTGAGTCACAGCAAGAAAATGTGCGGAGATATCATCAATGAGCGGGATAAATTACGAGATAATCTCCATGCGGATGTGCAGAGTGAAGTGAATGTTCTTAATGAACGGCATAAACAGGAAATGGAACAATTGCAGAAGCG GGTTCATCACACCATACAGCGACAGGAGGAAACAATTGAGATTCTCAAGGGTGACAATGATAACCTGAGACAACAGTGCCTCAAATTGAATGCGGTCATACGACAACAACGCAAAGACTATTGCGTGAAATAG
- the LOC6640683 gene encoding centrosomal protein of 131 kDa isoform X2: MDLCLKGSQINLATRQKTKPKYNSRSLTTLHNSVPHFRPRSANYLQQRSRSSPFLGRPQSADPKFGRKFSAYFSEKDKQRQVSSTDLLKSLLEEPIKRSWLCRSSGTSSESDYSQKSPHNSEGEQQLERYLINMPVGVNQDKNKSYAHANWEIQGQILQKTAKPDLPGRVSFSKPNTQTMHNDLDSSDCDNDKQEQEQRSSISAPGPLTLPTFLHKMETTAVTNSNPLAMMTPTTSTTTMSTEVQSKKSVHFGSASRETGEVLAETYEYPKCPSENCTCSSTRSSSTASTNEAMPKCACDAPSCRFVDKVEKAPTPELNVIREYKQVVAPEPLNNNIELANYLDKYAPSQAANKEKQNNLSENKNLSGVSSGSSNGGAPSGSTYYKTPSTTRNFGSENNNFLPAVQEDRHRQYVASAPPFVGKKKENVKPVSAEVSANRNGNIKPFRNSLSHTNTSPGKLKKAISVGSLREERKLSEYNLDKVDSWMSMQEQKQALAQFAELHKQGLDEANQDPDNDSASNEEDSRDSTYDEIVSVIKEIEEDKKRDNLAELLPSELHLKLDSRCETAETTSLNEGPNPTESGDKYKDILAYLNNVESSCDKTLMETRRSLPDSNRSEVEFLVEPDITDEVPKLSELLMMPNHQLARRVIALSLRANELANAIHLSKEHVVQLRTEKQKSLRVEKSTNASKMRDQKKHYEEVVQRHQGFIEQLLKDKGSLCEKVAALTRRLESQNQAWEHRLDTELTRSKETTLAAEKIRRERWVRENTKKIKELTVKGLEAEINRMTCEHQREITELKRTHQVQLLDALEEARLKHEQIENGIRETCAQDRESIIEKERTAIRERFERQLEEEQKSQTEQRQKLTEDFAAERERLQKELRQKESDYQAKRQETQRELDNELEQAKFELQEKIAKQEEKYQNRINTIEQQYLADFELWKTEYENKSKLAQAEKENNIRLHYRAERDRQLDELVVRMEADALQTTEEHDQKINRLKEKYEKDLNLAESVEKSLREKYAETREKLAEADAQVRNSQAEIKQLHLELSHSKKMCGDIINERDKLRDNLHADVQSEVNVLNERHKQEMEQLQKRVHHTIQRQEETIEILKGDNDNLRQQCLKLNAVIRQQRKDYCVK, translated from the exons ATGGATTTATGTCTTAAGGGCTCGCAG ATTAACCTAGCCACACGACAAAAAACGAAACCCAAATACAATAGTCGTTCCCTGACGACTTTACACAACTCGGTGCCACATTTTCGTCCACGTTCGGCCAACTATCTGCAACAGCGTAGTCGTTCCTCGCCCTTTTTGGGTCGTCCACAGTCGGCAGATCCGAAATTTGGTAGAAAGTTTAGTGCCTATTTCAGTGAAAAGGACAAACAG CGGCAAGTGTCCTCGACGGATTTGTTAAAGTCACTGTTGGAGGAGCCCATAAAACGAAGTTGGTTGTGTCGCAGTTCGGGAACATCTTCGGAATCGGATTACTCACAGAAATCACCGCACAATAGTGAGGGGGAACAGCAACTAGAACGTTATTTGATCAATATGCCCGTTGGTGTTAATCAGGATAAGAATAAATCGTATGCTCATGCCAATTGGGAGATCCAGGGACAAATATTGCAGAAGACTGCCAAACCAGATCTTCCGGGACGTGTGTCCTTTAGTAAACCCAATACCCAGACTATGCACAATGACTTAGATTCGAGTGATTGTGATAATGATAAGCAGGAGCAGGAACAACGTTCCAGTATCTCTGCTCCTGGACCACTAACATTGCCCACATTTCTTCATAAAATGGAGACTACAGCAGTAACAAACTCAAACCCTTTGGCCATGATGACCCCAACAACTTCGACGACGACAATGTCCACAGAAGTTCAATCCAAGAAATCCGTGCACTTTGGCTCAGCATCTAGAGAAACTGGTGAAGTCTTAGCGGAGACCTACGAATATCCCAAATGTCCTTCCGAAAATTGTACCTGCAGTAGTACAAGATCCTCTTCCACTGCCAGTACAAATGAAGCCATGCCCAAATGTGCCTGCGATGCGCCAAGTTGTCGTTTCGTTGACAAAGTGGAAAAGGCTCCGACACCCGAATTGAATGTGATTAGGGAATACAAACAGGTGGTTGCTCCAGAGCCTCTCAATAATAACATTGAATTGGCCAACTATTTGGATAAATATGCTCCTTCTCAAGCCGCTAATAAGGAGAAGCAAAATAATCTTTCCGAGAACAAGAATCTCAGTGGTGTTAGTAGTGGGAGTAGTAATGGTGGTGCTCCAAGTGGATCAACCTATTATAAAACACCATCAACAACTCGCAATTTTGGTTCGGAGAACAATAATTTTCTGCCCGCCGTTCAAGAGGATCGCCATCGTCAATATG TTGCCTCAGCTCCGCCATTTGTGggtaaaaagaaagagaatgtTAAGCCAGTAAGCGCGGAAGTGTCAGCGAATCGAAATGGAAACATTAAACCCTTTAGAAATAGTCTTTCCCATACTAATACGAGTCCTGGCAAACTAAAGAAAGCCATTAGTGTGGGTAGTTTGAGGGAGGAACGTAAGTTAAGTGAATATAATCTCGATAAAGTGGACAGCTGGATGAGTATGCAAGAGCAAAAACAGGCTCTGGCACAATTTGCCGAGCTGCACAAACAGGGATTGGATGAGGCTAATCAGGATCCTGATAATGATAGTGCTTCCAATGAGGAGGACTCCAGAGATTCCACCTACGATGAAATTGTCTCGGTCATCAAGGAAATAGAAGAGGATAAGAAGAGAG atAATCTTGCGGAGCTGCTACCCAGTGAGCTTCATTTAAAATTGGATTCCCGTTGCGAAACAGCTGAGACAACGAGTCTAAATGAGGGTCCAAATCCTACAGAAAGTGGCGACAAATACAA AGACATCTTGGCGTATTTAAACAATGTGGAAAGCAGCTGCGATAAGACCCTAATGGAGACACGTCGCTCTCTACCCGATAGCAATCGTTCAGAGGTGGAATTTCTAGTGGAACCCGATATAACCGATGAAGTGCCCAA GCTATCGGAGCTGCTAATGATGCCCAATCATCAGTTGGCCCGGCGTGTCATAGCTTTGAGTCTACGAGCCAATGAACTTGCCAATGCTATTCACTTGTCCAAAGAGCACGTTGTTCAGTTGCGCACCGAGAAGCAGAAATCACTGCGAGTTGAGAAATCAACTAATGCCAGCAAAATGCGCGATCAGAAGAAACACTATGAAGAGGTAGTGCAACGACATCAAGGTTTCATAGAGCAACTGCTCAAGGATAAGGGTTCTCTATGCGAGAAAGTTGCGGCCCTTACCCGTCGCTTGGAGAGTCAGAATCAGGCCTGGGAACATCGCTTGGATACAGAACTAACCCGATCCAAAGAAACCACACTGGCGGCTGAAAAAATACGTCGTGAACGATGGGTGCGAGAAAATACCAAGAAAATTAAG GAGCTCACTGTCAAGGGTCTAGAGGCGGAAATCAATAGAATGACTTGTGAGCATCAACGGGAGATTACGGAGCTGAAGCGTACCCATCAAGTACAATTGTTAGATGCCCTTGAAGAGGCACGGCTCAAGCATGAACAAATTGAGAATGGCATCCGTGAGACTTGTGCCCAAGATCGAGAGTCCATTATTGAAAAGGAACGCACTGCCATACGAGAACGTTTTGAACGTCAACTAGAGGAAGAACAAAAATCGCAAACCGAACAACGTCAGAAATTGACCGAAGATTTTGCTGCAGAACGTGAACGTCTGCAAAAGGAGCTGCGTCAAAAGGAAAGCGACTACCAAGCCAAACGACAGGAAACTCAAAGGGAATTGGACAACGAACTGGAACAAGCCAAGTTCGAACTGCAAGAAAAGATAGCGAAGCAGGAGGAGAAATATCAGAATCGTATCAACACAATTGAACAGCAATATCTTGCCGACTTTGAGCTTTGGAAAACGGAATACGAGAACAAAAGTAAATTGGCCCAGGCGGAAAAGGAAAATAACATTCGTCTCCATTATAGAGCCGAACGGGATCGTCAGCTGGATGAGCTAGTGGTACGCATGGAGGCAGATGCTCTGCAAACTACTGAAGAGCATGATCAGAAAATCAA CCGCTTAAAAGAGAAATACGAAAAGGATCTTAATCTGGCTGAGAGTGTGGAGAAATCTTTAAGGGAGAAATATGCAGAGACTCGTGAAAAATTAGCCGAAGCCGATGCTCAAGTTCGTAATTCTCAAGCCGAGATCAAACAATTGCACTTGGAATTGAGTCACAGCAAGAAAATGTGCGGAGATATCATCAATGAGCGGGATAAATTACGAGATAATCTCCATGCGGATGTGCAGAGTGAAGTGAATGTTCTTAATGAACGGCATAAACAGGAAATGGAACAATTGCAGAAGCG GGTTCATCACACCATACAGCGACAGGAGGAAACAATTGAGATTCTCAAGGGTGACAATGATAACCTGAGACAACAGTGCCTCAAATTGAATGCGGTCATACGACAACAACGCAAAGACTATTGCGTGAAATAG